The Candidatus Methylomirabilota bacterium genome includes the window GCCCGCGCGTCGGCCACGGCGCGGTCGACGACCCGGGCCAGCGACCCTCCCCAGCGCGGACTTCCGGGGAGCGGCAGCAGATGGACCATCCCGATGAGAAGACGCGAGAGCCCGGGGAGCGGCTCGCGGCTCACGACCCGAGGTTCCTCGCCAGGTCGGTGCCCTCCTCTGCTGGACCGGTGATCGGCTGATCGGCACTGCGGGGCGCCAACCCGCT containing:
- a CDS encoding BtpA/SgcQ family protein, translated to MSREPLPGLSRLLIGMVHLLPLPGSPRWGGSLARVVDRAVADARA